Proteins encoded by one window of Streptomyces sp. ALI-76-A:
- a CDS encoding endonuclease, whose translation MPVSPIRARRWKPLALAVSAVLVGFSAPALTATPAAATTTAYDTTYYKNAVGKTGTSLKSSLHTIISPQTKLSYSAVWEALKVTDQDPNNTGNVKLLYSGISRSKTLNGGSTGNWNREHVWAQSHGDFGTSAGPGTDLHHLRPEDVQVNSIRGNKDFDNGGSGFTNSGGSLTDSNSFEPRDAVKGDVARMILYMAVRYEGDDSWPDLEANDAVTNSSVPLHGRLSVLKQWNVEDPPDAFEERRNQVIYDTYQKNRNPFIDHPEWVEAIW comes from the coding sequence ATGCCCGTCAGCCCCATACGCGCCCGCCGCTGGAAGCCGCTGGCGCTCGCCGTCTCCGCCGTCCTGGTCGGCTTCTCCGCCCCCGCGCTGACCGCGACCCCGGCCGCCGCCACGACGACCGCGTACGACACGACGTACTACAAGAACGCGGTCGGCAAGACCGGGACGAGCCTCAAGTCCTCGCTGCACACGATCATCAGCCCCCAGACGAAGCTGTCGTACTCGGCCGTCTGGGAGGCGCTGAAGGTCACCGACCAGGACCCGAACAACACCGGCAACGTCAAGCTGCTCTACTCCGGGATCTCCCGCAGCAAGACCCTGAACGGCGGCAGCACCGGCAACTGGAACCGGGAGCACGTGTGGGCGCAGTCCCACGGCGACTTCGGCACCTCGGCCGGCCCCGGCACCGACCTGCACCATCTGCGCCCCGAGGACGTGCAGGTCAACAGCATCCGCGGCAACAAGGACTTCGACAACGGCGGCAGCGGCTTCACCAACTCCGGCGGCAGCCTCACCGACTCGAACTCCTTCGAGCCCCGCGACGCCGTCAAGGGCGACGTGGCCCGCATGATCCTCTACATGGCCGTCCGCTACGAGGGCGACGACAGCTGGCCCGACCTGGAGGCCAACGACGCCGTCACGAACAGCAGCGTCCCCCTGCACGGCCGTCTCTCGGTCCTGAAGCAGTGGAACGTCGAGGACCCGCCGGACGCCTTCGAGGAGCGCCGCAACCAGGTCATCTACGACACGTACCAGAAGAACCGCAACCCGTTCATCGACCACCCGGAGTGGGTCGAGGCGATCTGGTGA
- a CDS encoding serine hydrolase, producing MTHGIPRRARVVAAGVGAGLLLPLVAAAAPAAAATPTVSCTSAKAGLAAKLKKDITAALATRKGTIAVGLHDRTTNTTCTLRASTAFDSASVVKVTVLAALLWDAKKHNRYLTDRETTLAKAMITKSDNAATSTLWKQLGMTKIKGFLTAAGMTQTKPGANGYWGLTQITVTDQQKLLKLITAKNTVLSDNSRAYIIKLMGQVVSSQRWGTPYGVPSGVSVAVKNGWLQRATNGWRVHSVGAFKGNGHDYVITVLTHGNSTMNYGITTIQGVAKVIHRDLAAS from the coding sequence ATGACTCACGGGATACCCAGACGCGCGAGAGTGGTGGCGGCCGGCGTGGGTGCCGGCCTCCTGCTGCCCCTCGTGGCCGCCGCCGCACCGGCCGCCGCCGCCACACCGACCGTCAGTTGCACGTCCGCCAAGGCGGGCCTCGCCGCCAAGCTGAAGAAGGACATCACCGCGGCCCTCGCCACCCGCAAGGGCACGATCGCCGTCGGCCTCCACGACCGCACCACCAACACGACCTGCACCCTGCGCGCGTCGACCGCCTTCGACTCCGCCAGCGTCGTCAAGGTCACCGTCCTCGCCGCGCTGCTGTGGGACGCGAAGAAGCACAACCGCTATCTCACCGACCGCGAGACCACCCTCGCCAAGGCCATGATCACCAAGTCGGACAACGCCGCGACCAGCACGCTGTGGAAGCAGCTGGGCATGACCAAGATCAAGGGCTTCCTCACCGCGGCCGGCATGACCCAGACCAAGCCCGGCGCGAACGGCTACTGGGGGCTGACCCAGATCACCGTCACCGACCAGCAGAAGCTGCTCAAGCTGATCACCGCGAAGAACACGGTCCTGAGCGACAACTCCCGCGCCTACATCATCAAGCTGATGGGCCAGGTGGTCTCCTCCCAGCGCTGGGGAACGCCGTACGGAGTGCCGTCCGGCGTCTCCGTGGCGGTCAAGAACGGCTGGCTCCAGCGGGCCACCAACGGCTGGCGGGTGCACAGCGTCGGCGCGTTCAAGGGCAACGGCCACGACTATGTGATCACCGTCCTCACGCACGGCAACAGCACCATGAACTACGGCATCACGACCATCCAGGGCGTGGCCAAGGTCATCCACCGGGACCTCGCCGCGAGCTGA
- a CDS encoding esterase-like activity of phytase family protein has translation MRLRTVLATTTAAVAAATCLSAATPASAGQGHACSSAVSLDRFSDALDKTAYEGTFVGNLSALAVDEDGSLAALSDRSSLFGLDARTLQPRRVVPFADENGAALDSEGLVVDRDGTRLITSESEPSIRRYGRDGAILDRLPVPPALRVAPAGRAVPNGTFEGLTLLPGGRTLLASMEYALSGDRADTVRFQTWRRTGNGRFALAVQYAYRADTGLGVPEVRATPDGRLLVLERGFTSGVGNTVRLYLADPRHATDTSGVEHLTGQAGVRPVSKTLLADIADCPALGATAKQPQPNPLLDNIEGMTVTGRAGDRLKVLLVSDDNQNAVQTTRFLFLRVRV, from the coding sequence ATGCGACTGAGAACCGTCCTCGCGACCACCACCGCGGCCGTGGCGGCGGCCACGTGCCTGTCCGCCGCCACGCCCGCCAGTGCCGGACAGGGCCATGCCTGCTCGTCCGCCGTCTCCCTCGACCGCTTCTCGGACGCGCTCGACAAGACGGCGTACGAGGGCACCTTCGTCGGCAACCTCTCCGCGCTCGCGGTGGACGAGGACGGCTCACTGGCCGCCCTCTCCGACCGGTCGTCCCTGTTCGGCCTGGACGCCAGGACCCTCCAGCCCCGCCGGGTCGTCCCGTTCGCCGACGAGAACGGCGCCGCGCTCGACTCCGAGGGCCTGGTGGTCGACCGGGACGGCACCCGGCTCATCACCTCGGAGAGCGAGCCGTCGATCCGCCGGTACGGCCGCGACGGCGCGATCCTGGACCGCCTCCCGGTCCCGCCCGCCCTCCGGGTCGCCCCGGCCGGCCGAGCCGTCCCCAACGGCACCTTCGAGGGGCTGACGCTGCTCCCCGGCGGACGCACCCTGCTCGCGTCCATGGAGTACGCCCTCTCCGGCGACCGCGCGGACACCGTCCGCTTCCAGACCTGGCGGCGGACCGGGAACGGCCGCTTCGCGCTCGCCGTCCAGTACGCCTACCGGGCCGACACCGGCCTGGGCGTCCCCGAGGTGCGGGCCACCCCCGACGGCCGCCTGCTCGTCCTGGAACGCGGTTTCACCTCCGGCGTCGGCAACACGGTCCGTCTGTACCTGGCCGACCCCCGGCACGCCACGGACACCAGCGGCGTCGAGCACCTGACGGGCCAGGCCGGCGTCCGCCCGGTCAGCAAGACCCTCCTCGCCGACATCGCGGACTGCCCGGCCCTCGGCGCCACGGCGAAGCAGCCCCAGCCCAACCCGCTGCTCGACAACATCGAGGGCATGACGGTCACCGGCCGCGCGGGCGACCGCCTGAAGGTCCTGCTGGTCAGCGACGACAACCAGAACGCCGTGCAGACGACCCGGTTCCTCTTCTTGCGGGTACGCGTCTGA
- a CDS encoding thiamine pyrophosphate-binding protein, with protein MTHDHDLVLRPTPAQTEAALNPPPGRLGGDLVVETLAALGATTVFGLPGQHALGVFDALRRSDLRYVGLRVENNAGFAADAYGRITGEAAPLLLSTGPGALTSLAALQEAAAASAPVLAVSSQVPTAGLGGGRHGYLHELPDQAASFRGVVKSVHTVRAPSQIPSALADAWKSALTAPHGPVWVEIPQDVLLAPTTIPVVTGGDAFPDELPPRPELTAVAADLLSRAARPAIIAGGGVVRADASKKLRQLAERLQAPVVTTFGGKGAFPWTHPLSLQSWLEDRHTTDFLEDADVLLVVGSGLGELSSNYHTFAPRGRVVHIEADLGKLEANHPALGIHADARLALQALLETVTERADPSAPERVRDLLSRVRERLDAQELTLEQDVLASVRGALPAGSPSFWDMTILAYWAWSAFDAKGPNTMHSAQGAGGLGYAFPAALGAAVADPTRPVLAVSGDGGALYSIAELATARQYDLNVTWLIVDDGGYGILRAYMTDTFGETTASATELARPDYAALAESFGVPGIRTSPETLRSDLAKALASPGPSVVVLPAVLRMFAATHRD; from the coding sequence GTGACCCACGACCACGACCTGGTGCTCCGCCCCACGCCGGCCCAGACGGAGGCCGCGCTGAACCCGCCCCCCGGCCGGCTGGGCGGAGACCTGGTCGTGGAGACGCTGGCCGCTCTCGGCGCGACGACCGTCTTCGGCCTGCCCGGGCAGCACGCTCTCGGCGTGTTCGACGCCCTGCGCCGCTCCGATCTGCGGTACGTCGGTCTGCGGGTGGAGAACAACGCGGGGTTCGCGGCGGACGCCTACGGCCGGATCACCGGCGAGGCGGCTCCGCTGCTGCTGTCGACGGGTCCCGGCGCGCTGACGTCCCTGGCGGCGCTCCAGGAGGCCGCCGCCGCCAGTGCCCCCGTGCTGGCCGTCAGCAGCCAGGTCCCGACGGCGGGCCTCGGCGGCGGCCGCCACGGCTATCTGCACGAACTGCCCGACCAGGCGGCCTCGTTCCGGGGCGTGGTGAAGTCGGTCCACACGGTCCGCGCCCCGTCCCAGATCCCCTCCGCGCTCGCGGACGCCTGGAAGTCGGCGCTGACGGCTCCGCACGGCCCGGTGTGGGTGGAGATCCCGCAGGACGTGCTGCTGGCCCCGACGACGATCCCGGTGGTGACCGGCGGCGACGCCTTCCCCGACGAGCTGCCCCCGCGCCCCGAACTGACGGCGGTCGCGGCCGATCTGCTGTCCCGCGCCGCCCGGCCCGCGATCATCGCCGGCGGGGGAGTGGTCCGGGCGGACGCGTCGAAGAAGCTGCGCCAGCTGGCCGAGCGGCTCCAGGCGCCGGTGGTGACCACCTTCGGCGGCAAGGGCGCGTTCCCCTGGACGCACCCCCTGTCGCTCCAGTCCTGGCTGGAGGACCGGCACACCACGGACTTCCTGGAGGACGCGGACGTCCTTCTGGTCGTCGGCTCGGGGCTCGGCGAACTCTCCTCCAACTACCACACGTTCGCGCCGCGCGGCCGGGTCGTCCACATCGAGGCGGACCTCGGCAAACTGGAGGCCAACCACCCGGCGCTGGGTATCCACGCGGACGCGCGCCTCGCGCTCCAGGCACTCCTGGAGACGGTGACCGAGCGCGCGGACCCGTCCGCCCCGGAACGCGTACGCGACCTGCTGTCCCGCGTCCGCGAGCGCCTCGACGCGCAGGAACTCACCCTGGAACAGGACGTGCTGGCGTCCGTGCGCGGGGCACTGCCGGCCGGCTCCCCGTCCTTCTGGGACATGACGATCCTGGCGTACTGGGCCTGGTCCGCCTTCGACGCGAAGGGGCCGAACACGATGCACTCGGCCCAGGGCGCCGGCGGCCTCGGCTACGCCTTCCCGGCCGCGCTCGGCGCGGCGGTCGCCGACCCGACCCGCCCGGTCCTCGCGGTCTCCGGCGACGGCGGCGCCCTGTACTCGATCGCCGAACTGGCCACCGCCCGCCAGTACGACCTGAACGTCACCTGGCTGATCGTCGACGACGGCGGCTACGGCATCCTGCGCGCGTACATGACGGACACCTTCGGCGAGACGACGGCGTCGGCGACCGAGCTGGCCCGGCCCGACTACGCGGCCCTCGCGGAGTCGTTCGGCGTGCCAGGGATCCGGACGAGCCCGGAGACGCTGCGGAGCGACCTGGCGAAGGCGCTGGCGTCACCGGGTCCCTCGGTGGTGGTGCTCCCGGCGGTGCTGCGGATGTTCGCGGCAACGCACCGGGACTGA
- a CDS encoding ABC transporter ATP-binding protein, with the protein MAPHQGETQSWARRLAGYAWRHPRNVVLALGSSLAGMAVMAVVPLITKVIIDDVVGDHSRGMAPWAGALIVAALLVYVLTFVRRYYGGRLALDVQHDLRTEMFGTITRLDGRRQDELSTGQVVGRATSDLQLIQGLLFMLPMTIGNILLFLMSLVIMAWLSPPLTLVAVAVAPALWWIARRSRTRLHPATWYAQAQAAAVAGVVDGAVSGVRVVKGFGQEDQETGKLREVGRRLFAGRLRTIRFNSRYTPALQAVPALGQVAMLALGGWLAVRGHITLGTFVAFSTYLAQLVGPVRMLAMVLTVGQQARAGTERVLELIDTEPSMKDGTKELPADAPASVEFDDVSFGYDHERPVLDGLSFEIRPGETLAVVGSSGSGKSTVSLLLPRFYDVTHGAVLVGGHDVRELTLDSLRAAIGLVPEDSFLFSDTVRENIAYGRPGASQEEIESAARAAQADRFIAELPDGYDTKVGEHGLTLSGGQRQRIALARALLTDPRLLVLDDATSAVDARVEHEIHQALQQVMRGRTTLLIAHRRSTLNLADRIAVLDAGRLADIGTHEELQQRSALYRRLLTDPDELGGVSPGHTRPAAPAEDTSVREELDAEFDAERGVTPRLWTGDREPKDLALAGTPATPELLAQVEALPPAADTPDIDEARAVMPEESYGLRRLLRGFGLPLLVSLGLVAVDAGMGLLLPVMIRHGIDDGVSRMALGAVWAASLLALVAVGIQWAAQIGETRMTGRTGERVLYALRLKIFAQLQRLGLDYYERELTGRIMTRMTTDVDALSTFLQTGLVTAFVSVVTFFGIMGALLVIDVELALVVFATLPPLIVGTFFFRRASVKAYELARERVSVVNADLQESVSGLRIVQAFRRERDGGARFAERSDSYRQARIRGQWLISVYFPFVQFLSSVAAAAVLVAGAGRVDDATLTTGALVAYLLYIDLFFAPVQQLSQVFDGYQQASVSLGRIQELLQEPTSTKAPDKPLDVTSLRGDIAFEDVHFRYGDDEEALGGIDLRIPAGQTVAFVGETGAGKSTLVKLVARFYDPTSGRVTVDGMDLRDLGLTAYRHRLGVVPQEAYLFQGTVRDAIAYGRPGATDAEVEAAARTVGAHEMIATLEGGYLHEVAERGRNLSAGQRQLIALARAELVDPDVLLLDEATAALDLATEAQVNQATDRIAGRRTTLVVAHRLTTAARADRVVLMDRGRVAEDGTHDELLARGGRYAELWRTFVGAPEPEEPVGAAQ; encoded by the coding sequence GTGGCACCGCACCAGGGGGAGACACAGAGCTGGGCACGCAGGCTGGCCGGCTACGCGTGGCGCCATCCCCGCAACGTCGTGCTCGCCCTCGGCTCCAGCCTCGCCGGCATGGCCGTCATGGCGGTGGTCCCCCTGATCACCAAGGTGATCATCGACGACGTGGTCGGCGACCACAGCCGGGGCATGGCTCCCTGGGCGGGCGCCCTGATCGTCGCGGCCCTCCTCGTGTACGTCCTCACCTTCGTCCGCCGCTACTACGGCGGACGTCTCGCCCTCGACGTCCAGCACGACCTGCGCACGGAGATGTTCGGGACGATCACCCGCCTCGACGGCCGCCGCCAGGACGAGCTGTCGACCGGGCAGGTCGTCGGCCGCGCCACCAGCGACCTCCAGCTGATCCAGGGCCTGCTCTTCATGCTCCCGATGACCATCGGGAACATCCTGCTCTTCCTGATGTCCCTGGTGATCATGGCCTGGCTGTCGCCGCCGCTCACCCTGGTCGCCGTGGCCGTCGCGCCCGCCCTGTGGTGGATCGCCCGGCGCAGCCGCACGAGGCTGCACCCCGCCACCTGGTACGCCCAGGCCCAGGCCGCCGCCGTCGCGGGCGTGGTCGACGGCGCCGTCAGCGGCGTCCGCGTGGTGAAGGGGTTCGGGCAGGAGGACCAGGAGACCGGCAAGCTCCGCGAGGTCGGCCGCCGCCTCTTCGCCGGACGCCTGCGCACCATCCGCTTCAACTCGCGGTACACCCCGGCCCTCCAAGCGGTCCCGGCCCTCGGCCAGGTCGCGATGCTCGCCCTCGGCGGCTGGCTCGCGGTCCGCGGGCACATCACGCTCGGCACGTTCGTCGCCTTCTCCACCTACCTCGCCCAGCTGGTCGGCCCCGTCCGCATGCTCGCCATGGTCCTCACGGTCGGCCAGCAGGCCCGCGCGGGCACCGAACGCGTCCTGGAGCTGATCGACACCGAGCCGTCGATGAAGGACGGCACCAAGGAACTCCCCGCCGACGCCCCCGCGAGCGTCGAGTTCGACGACGTCTCCTTCGGCTACGACCACGAGCGCCCCGTCCTCGACGGGCTGAGCTTCGAGATCCGCCCCGGCGAGACCCTCGCCGTCGTCGGCTCCTCCGGCTCCGGCAAGTCCACCGTCTCCCTGCTGCTGCCGCGCTTCTACGACGTGACGCACGGCGCCGTCCTCGTCGGCGGTCACGACGTGCGCGAGCTCACCCTCGACTCGCTGCGCGCCGCGATCGGCCTGGTCCCCGAGGACTCCTTCCTCTTCTCCGACACGGTCCGCGAGAACATCGCGTACGGCCGCCCGGGCGCCTCCCAGGAGGAGATCGAGAGCGCCGCCCGCGCCGCCCAGGCGGACCGTTTCATCGCCGAGCTGCCCGACGGCTACGACACCAAGGTCGGCGAGCACGGACTCACCCTGTCCGGCGGCCAGCGCCAGCGCATCGCGCTCGCCCGGGCCCTGCTCACCGACCCGCGCCTGCTGGTGCTCGACGACGCCACCTCCGCCGTGGACGCCCGCGTCGAGCACGAGATCCACCAGGCCCTCCAGCAGGTCATGCGGGGCCGGACGACCCTGCTGATCGCCCACCGCCGCTCCACCCTCAACCTCGCCGACCGCATCGCCGTCCTGGACGCCGGCCGGCTCGCCGACATCGGTACGCACGAGGAGCTCCAGCAGCGCTCCGCCCTCTACCGCCGTCTCCTCACCGACCCGGACGAGCTGGGCGGCGTCTCCCCGGGCCACACCCGGCCCGCGGCACCGGCCGAGGACACCTCCGTACGGGAGGAACTGGACGCCGAGTTCGACGCCGAGCGCGGGGTGACGCCCCGGCTGTGGACCGGTGACCGCGAGCCGAAGGACCTCGCGCTGGCCGGCACCCCGGCCACCCCCGAACTCCTCGCCCAGGTCGAGGCGCTGCCCCCGGCGGCCGACACCCCCGACATCGACGAGGCCCGGGCGGTCATGCCCGAGGAGTCGTACGGCCTGCGCCGGCTGCTGCGGGGCTTCGGTCTCCCGCTCCTGGTCAGTCTCGGCCTGGTCGCGGTGGACGCCGGCATGGGGCTCCTGCTCCCGGTGATGATCAGGCACGGCATCGACGACGGCGTCAGCCGGATGGCGCTGGGCGCGGTCTGGGCCGCGTCCCTGCTCGCCCTGGTCGCCGTCGGGATCCAGTGGGCCGCGCAGATCGGCGAGACCCGGATGACCGGCCGCACCGGCGAGCGGGTCCTGTACGCCCTGCGGCTGAAGATCTTCGCCCAGCTCCAGCGGCTCGGGCTCGACTACTACGAGCGCGAGCTGACCGGCCGGATCATGACGCGGATGACGACGGACGTCGACGCCCTCTCCACCTTCCTGCAGACCGGCCTGGTCACCGCGTTCGTCTCGGTCGTCACGTTCTTCGGCATCATGGGCGCCCTGCTGGTGATCGACGTCGAACTCGCGCTCGTCGTGTTCGCGACCCTGCCCCCGCTGATCGTCGGCACCTTCTTCTTCCGCCGGGCGAGCGTGAAGGCGTACGAACTGGCCCGCGAGCGAGTGTCGGTGGTCAACGCCGACCTCCAGGAGTCGGTGTCCGGGCTGCGGATCGTGCAGGCCTTCCGGCGCGAGCGGGACGGCGGGGCGCGGTTCGCGGAGCGCAGCGACAGCTACCGCCAGGCGCGTATCCGGGGCCAGTGGCTGATCTCGGTCTACTTCCCCTTCGTGCAGTTCCTGTCGTCGGTGGCCGCGGCGGCCGTCCTGGTCGCGGGCGCGGGCCGGGTGGACGACGCGACGCTCACCACCGGCGCGCTGGTCGCGTACCTGCTCTACATCGACCTGTTCTTCGCCCCCGTCCAGCAGCTCTCCCAGGTCTTCGACGGCTACCAGCAGGCGAGCGTCTCGCTGGGCCGCATCCAGGAGCTGCTCCAGGAGCCCACCTCCACCAAGGCCCCGGACAAGCCGCTGGACGTCACCTCCCTGCGCGGCGACATCGCCTTCGAGGACGTGCACTTCCGGTACGGCGACGACGAGGAGGCGCTCGGCGGCATCGACCTGCGCATCCCCGCCGGGCAGACGGTCGCCTTCGTCGGTGAGACCGGCGCCGGCAAGTCGACCCTGGTGAAGCTGGTCGCCCGCTTCTACGACCCGACGAGCGGCCGGGTGACCGTCGACGGCATGGACCTGCGCGACCTCGGCCTCACCGCGTACCGCCACCGCCTCGGGGTCGTCCCGCAGGAGGCGTACCTCTTCCAGGGCACCGTCCGCGACGCCATCGCCTACGGCCGGCCGGGCGCCACCGACGCCGAGGTGGAGGCGGCGGCCCGCACGGTCGGCGCGCACGAGATGATCGCCACGCTGGAGGGCGGCTACCTGCACGAGGTCGCCGAACGCGGCCGCAACCTCTCGGCGGGCCAGCGCCAGCTGATCGCCCTGGCCCGCGCCGAACTCGTCGACCCGGACGTGCTGCTGCTCGACGAGGCCACCGCGGCCCTGGACCTGGCCACCGAGGCCCAGGTCAACCAGGCCACCGACCGCATCGCGGGCCGCCGTACGACCCTCGTGGTCGCCCACCGGCTCACCACCGCCGCCCGCGCGGACCGGGTGGTGCTGATGGACCGGGGCCGGGTCGCCGAGGACGGCACGCACGACGAACTGCTGGCCCGGGGCGGGCGGTACGCCGAGCTGTGGCGGACGTTCGTGGGCGCCCCCGAGCCGGAGGAGCCGGTCGGCGCCGCCCAGTGA
- the speB gene encoding agmatinase: MSGNQTPRGPVDSSRVPRYAGPATFARLPRLDEVGRADVAVVGVPFDSGVSYRPGARFGGNAIREASRLLRPYNPAQDASPFALAQVADGGDIAVNPFDIHEAVETVEAAADDLLGTGARLMTLGGDHTIALPLLRSVAKRHGPVALLHFDAHLDTWDTYFGAEYTHGTPFRRAVEEGILDTSALSHVGTRGPLYGRQDLTDDEKMGFGIVTSADVYRRGADEVADQLRQRVGDRPLYISIDIDCLDPAHAPGTGTPEAGGMTSRELLEILRGLASCHLVSADVVEVAPAYDHAEITSVAASHTAYELTTIMSRQIAAAREENEGK, from the coding sequence ATGAGCGGCAACCAGACTCCCCGCGGCCCCGTCGACTCCTCCCGCGTCCCGCGGTACGCCGGTCCCGCGACCTTCGCCCGGCTGCCCCGCCTGGACGAGGTCGGCCGCGCCGATGTCGCCGTGGTCGGGGTGCCGTTCGACTCGGGCGTCTCGTACCGGCCGGGCGCCCGCTTCGGCGGCAACGCGATCCGCGAGGCGTCCCGGCTGCTGCGGCCGTACAACCCGGCGCAGGACGCGTCCCCCTTCGCGCTCGCCCAGGTCGCGGACGGCGGCGACATCGCGGTGAACCCCTTCGACATCCACGAGGCGGTGGAGACCGTCGAGGCGGCGGCCGACGACCTGCTCGGCACCGGCGCGCGGCTGATGACCCTCGGCGGCGACCACACCATCGCGCTGCCCCTCCTGCGCTCGGTGGCGAAGCGGCACGGCCCGGTGGCCCTGCTCCACTTCGACGCCCACCTCGACACCTGGGACACGTACTTCGGTGCCGAGTACACCCACGGCACCCCGTTCCGCCGGGCGGTGGAGGAGGGCATTCTCGACACCTCCGCGCTCTCCCACGTCGGCACCCGCGGCCCGCTGTACGGCAGGCAGGACCTCACCGACGACGAGAAGATGGGCTTCGGCATCGTCACCTCGGCGGACGTGTACCGGCGCGGCGCCGACGAGGTCGCCGACCAGCTCCGCCAGCGCGTCGGCGACCGCCCGCTCTACATCTCCATCGACATCGACTGCCTGGACCCGGCGCACGCGCCCGGCACCGGCACCCCCGAGGCGGGCGGCATGACCTCCCGTGAGCTGCTGGAGATCCTGCGCGGGCTGGCCTCCTGCCACCTGGTCTCGGCGGACGTCGTCGAGGTGGCCCCCGCGTACGATCACGCGGAGATCACGTCGGTGGCCGCCTCCCACACGGCGTACGAACTGACCACGATCATGTCCCGCCAGATCGCCGCGGCACGCGAGGAGAACGAGGGCAAGTGA